From a region of the Pukyongiella litopenaei genome:
- a CDS encoding sugar ABC transporter ATP-binding protein, protein MPETVCEIRGLTKSFGRNRVLRGIDLALSAGEVTVLMGANGAGKSTLVKVLCGHHAPDGGEMRMAGAPFAPASVSDAISQGVVTVHQNIDDGVIPDLDVASNLMLDRLTEPGAGLFVRARRMRDEAAGVARSMGLTMDVRSRVADLSVADRQMIAIARAMARAPRLLILDEPTSSLSTAEADRLFTLVDRLRDQGVSILYISHRMSDIRRIADRIVCMRDGAISGTFASEPLDYEGAVTAMLGHRMTEVDITPATAGAPVLNLDGLRLWDNTAPIDLSAHEGEVVAVTGLLGSGKSRLAEIIHGTATPAAGTMTLDGAAYAPGNPAGAMARGVFLSPKDRATNAVIPAFDIANNMTLPFLGAFSRLSLLSDRAQRRAADDMIGRIGVVCQSNADGIGTLSGGNQQKVMIGRWLLRPCRLLLLDEPFQGVDIGARRDIGHYIRETARDRATLVFVSEIDEALEVADRIVVLHEGAVAGDHRNENLDLGRVVAQVSGAAQPG, encoded by the coding sequence ATGCCGGAAACCGTTTGCGAAATCAGGGGATTGACCAAGTCCTTCGGACGTAACCGCGTGTTGCGCGGAATCGATCTTGCCCTGTCCGCCGGCGAGGTGACGGTGCTGATGGGGGCCAATGGCGCGGGCAAGTCGACACTGGTCAAGGTGCTGTGCGGCCATCACGCCCCCGATGGCGGCGAGATGCGGATGGCCGGCGCGCCCTTTGCGCCGGCCAGCGTCTCGGACGCGATTTCGCAGGGGGTCGTCACCGTCCACCAGAACATCGACGACGGGGTCATCCCCGATCTCGACGTGGCCTCAAACCTGATGCTGGACCGGCTGACCGAGCCGGGCGCGGGCCTGTTCGTGCGCGCGCGCCGGATGCGCGACGAGGCGGCCGGGGTGGCGCGCAGCATGGGGCTGACGATGGACGTGCGCAGCCGTGTCGCCGACCTGTCCGTGGCCGACCGGCAGATGATCGCGATCGCCCGCGCGATGGCGCGCGCCCCGCGCCTGCTGATCTTGGACGAACCCACATCGTCGCTGTCCACCGCCGAGGCCGACCGCCTGTTCACGCTGGTCGACCGGCTGCGCGACCAGGGCGTGTCGATCCTCTATATCTCGCACCGGATGTCCGATATCCGCCGCATCGCAGACCGCATCGTCTGCATGCGCGACGGCGCGATTTCGGGCACGTTCGCCAGCGAACCACTGGATTACGAGGGCGCGGTGACCGCGATGCTGGGCCATCGCATGACCGAGGTCGACATCACCCCCGCCACCGCCGGTGCGCCGGTGCTGAACCTCGACGGCCTGCGGCTGTGGGACAACACCGCCCCAATCGACCTTTCCGCGCATGAAGGCGAAGTGGTCGCCGTCACCGGCCTTCTGGGCAGCGGCAAGAGCCGGCTGGCCGAGATCATCCACGGCACCGCGACCCCGGCGGCGGGGACGATGACGCTGGACGGGGCGGCCTATGCGCCCGGCAACCCGGCGGGCGCCATGGCGCGCGGCGTGTTCCTGTCGCCCAAGGACCGGGCCACGAACGCGGTGATCCCGGCCTTTGACATCGCCAACAACATGACCCTGCCCTTCCTGGGCGCGTTTTCGCGCCTGTCGCTGCTGTCGGACCGCGCCCAGCGCCGCGCCGCCGACGACATGATCGGCAGGATCGGCGTCGTCTGCCAGTCGAACGCGGACGGGATCGGCACCTTGTCGGGCGGCAACCAGCAAAAGGTGATGATCGGGCGGTGGCTGCTCAGGCCCTGCCGGCTGCTGCTGCTCGACGAGCCGTTCCAGGGGGTGGATATCGGCGCGCGCCGCGACATCGGCCACTATATCCGCGAAACCGCCCGCGACCGCGCGACGCTGGTTTTCGTCTCCGAGATCGACGAGGCGCTGGAGGTGGCCGACCGCATCGTGGTGCTGCACGAAGGCGCGGTGGCCGGGGATCATCGCAATGAAAACCTGGATCTGGGCCGCGTGGTGGCACAGGTCTCGGGCGCGGCACAGCCGGGATAA